The Chryseobacterium indicum genome includes a window with the following:
- a CDS encoding BamA/TamA family outer membrane protein, with protein MSCKHYKNSPQKYYKIISFATFVGLLYACSTTKKVPDGEYLLVKNNFQFEDKKEPFDGELKDYVQQKPNKRQLLFMPLSLWLYNAANPKYDTLLNEYMTYPNELRNQKLRDSLFIKYNMKNSVGKSLFFDRLYHNWGSAPVILDLTKTSKSAESIKKRMTYRGYWDADVKFKHELDSSAKKAAVNYFITHNQPTYIKDYYYNISDPNIKSIYQQKIRETLVKKGQILDQTILEKEVSRINDVMREYGYYRFNSLGDEVGFVADSLKSTKQVPLVLEIRKDSLDSPYKQATIGNIDVAIVDEAKDFPNNTRQDSLRGIRFHKTDNSYDSRSIWRAIIIGNKQVYDQKKLDLTKRNILAMNNFSILKARDSLRRGGTSSPNDSIVDVTYILKPLPKYDLKVGTDLNYSEVLNFGISPSVDLTTRNIFGGAENLTTSLSGTFGRIVNPKNIDNRIWAYEISAQASLNFPRLLLPFNYYKLIPKRYSPTSSITLGVSDQSNIGLGRLNFNTGLNYLATVNDKVTHRLTLFNTQLSLTKNKDAYYDYFVNDNAIREEFFADYFAYKPSVANDFKAGLLTIDQVSQKIIADTDYLNGLDQQGVDRFVAFVGTLVNKDRQTQDVLISSFIYNFIYNEIGKKDYPNAFYFNGKIELAGNIFSIFNQKRSDGGVVTSPERTIFNIPYAQFVKFDFDFRKYFKFGNNTLALRQFVGIGIPYGNSSNMPVIRSYFNGGPNDIRAWVPFGGLGPADSQVDERVRTYMTDNLKLTTNIEFRMPFNDMYEGAIFTDIGNIWSLKNYNNGYGDEFKFNKFIRQVGVGSGFGLRVNIAYIKLRLDLAYKIYEPNKPEGDRWRLKHLQPFKPTLNIAFGYPF; from the coding sequence ATGAGCTGTAAGCATTATAAGAATTCTCCTCAAAAGTATTATAAAATTATATCATTTGCAACATTTGTAGGTCTCCTTTATGCTTGTAGTACCACTAAAAAAGTTCCGGACGGCGAATATTTGCTGGTAAAAAACAATTTTCAGTTTGAAGATAAGAAAGAACCCTTCGATGGCGAACTGAAAGATTACGTACAGCAGAAGCCCAATAAAAGACAGCTTCTTTTCATGCCTTTAAGCCTTTGGCTTTACAATGCTGCCAATCCCAAATACGACACGCTTCTTAACGAGTACATGACGTATCCTAATGAACTGAGAAATCAAAAACTGAGAGATTCTCTTTTCATTAAATACAATATGAAAAACAGTGTGGGTAAAAGTCTTTTCTTCGACAGACTTTATCACAACTGGGGTTCTGCTCCTGTAATACTCGACCTGACAAAAACGTCAAAGAGTGCCGAATCTATTAAAAAAAGAATGACGTACCGGGGTTATTGGGATGCAGATGTAAAATTTAAACATGAGCTTGATTCTTCAGCCAAAAAAGCTGCGGTTAATTATTTTATCACGCATAATCAGCCAACTTATATTAAGGATTATTATTACAATATATCCGATCCTAACATTAAAAGTATCTATCAGCAGAAAATCCGTGAAACTCTTGTAAAAAAAGGTCAGATTCTGGATCAGACGATTTTAGAGAAGGAAGTAAGCAGGATTAATGATGTGATGCGGGAATACGGATATTACCGTTTTAACAGTCTTGGCGATGAGGTAGGTTTTGTGGCAGATTCTCTTAAAAGTACAAAGCAGGTTCCACTGGTTTTGGAAATCCGAAAAGATTCTCTGGACAGTCCGTACAAACAGGCAACCATCGGAAATATTGATGTTGCTATTGTAGATGAAGCAAAAGATTTCCCGAATAATACAAGACAAGACAGCTTAAGAGGAATCCGTTTTCATAAAACAGATAACAGCTACGATTCCCGATCTATTTGGAGAGCTATTATCATAGGAAATAAGCAGGTTTACGACCAGAAAAAATTGGATCTTACCAAAAGAAATATTCTGGCAATGAATAATTTCAGTATTCTGAAAGCCAGAGATTCATTAAGAAGAGGTGGTACTTCCAGCCCTAATGACAGTATTGTAGATGTAACCTACATCTTAAAACCGCTTCCGAAATATGATCTGAAAGTGGGAACAGATTTAAATTATTCTGAAGTATTGAATTTTGGAATTTCTCCTTCTGTTGATCTTACGACAAGAAATATTTTTGGCGGAGCGGAAAACCTTACCACAAGTCTTTCCGGAACTTTCGGACGTATTGTAAACCCGAAAAATATAGACAACAGAATCTGGGCATACGAAATCTCAGCACAGGCTTCGTTAAATTTCCCGAGATTATTGCTGCCCTTCAATTATTATAAACTGATACCCAAAAGATACAGCCCAACTTCTTCCATTACTCTGGGAGTTTCAGATCAGAGCAATATTGGTTTGGGAAGACTTAACTTTAATACCGGTCTTAATTATCTGGCAACGGTAAATGATAAAGTAACACATAGACTTACGCTGTTTAATACACAGCTGAGTTTAACGAAAAATAAAGACGCTTATTATGATTATTTTGTAAATGACAATGCCATCCGCGAAGAGTTCTTTGCCGATTATTTTGCTTACAAACCTTCTGTAGCAAACGATTTTAAAGCAGGACTGCTTACCATTGATCAGGTTTCCCAGAAAATCATAGCAGATACAGATTACCTTAATGGACTTGATCAACAGGGAGTTGACCGATTCGTAGCATTTGTGGGAACTTTGGTAAATAAAGACCGACAGACTCAGGATGTATTAATTTCTTCTTTCATCTATAATTTTATTTATAACGAGATAGGAAAAAAAGATTATCCAAATGCTTTTTATTTTAACGGAAAAATAGAATTAGCGGGTAACATCTTCAGTATCTTCAATCAGAAAAGAAGTGACGGAGGTGTTGTTACAAGTCCGGAAAGAACCATTTTCAATATTCCGTATGCTCAGTTTGTGAAATTTGATTTTGATTTCAGAAAATATTTTAAATTCGGAAACAATACTTTAGCACTTCGTCAGTTTGTAGGAATCGGAATTCCTTATGGAAACTCTTCAAATATGCCTGTTATCCGTTCTTATTTCAACGGTGGACCGAATGACATCAGAGCTTGGGTTCCTTTCGGAGGATTAGGACCTGCAGACTCTCAGGTGGATGAAAGAGTGCGTACTTATATGACTGATAATTTAAAACTGACCACAAATATAGAATTCAGGATGCCTTTTAATGATATGTATGAAGGTGCTATTTTCACAGACATCGGTAACATCTGGAGTCTTAAAAATTATAACAACGGATACGGAGATGAGTTTAAATTCAATAAATTCATCAGACAGGTAGGTGTAGGAAGCGGTTTTGGTTTAAGAGTAAATATTGCTTACATAAAACTCAGACTGGATCTCGCTTATAAAATATATGAACCGAACAAGCCTGAAGGCGACCGATGGAGACTAAAACACCTGCAGCCGTTTAAACCAACTTTAAATATCGCTTTCGGATATCCATTCTAA
- a CDS encoding SanA/YdcF family protein has protein sequence MRIIKNIFNLIFISIEIGILLICLANAWVFALTDGRTYTKISKIPPREVALVLGTSPKMRSGLSNPYFTKRMDAAALLYHHGKIRRILVSGEKSKGYDEPAAMKKYLIYQEGVPEEIIMEDPKGFNTYQSILRCKDVYKKDNVIIVSQGFHNLRALLFARNNNMNALGFDAQDVTKPESYYRNQFREILARTVAVVYFALGISPD, from the coding sequence TTGAGAATAATAAAAAACATATTTAACCTGATATTCATATCAATAGAAATAGGAATTCTGTTGATATGTCTTGCCAATGCATGGGTTTTTGCTCTTACGGACGGAAGAACCTATACTAAAATTTCAAAAATTCCTCCAAGGGAAGTTGCTTTAGTACTGGGAACTTCTCCTAAAATGAGATCGGGTTTATCCAATCCTTATTTTACAAAGAGAATGGATGCGGCTGCACTGCTTTATCATCACGGTAAAATCCGCAGAATTCTTGTAAGTGGTGAGAAGAGTAAAGGATATGATGAACCTGCTGCCATGAAAAAATATCTTATTTATCAGGAAGGTGTTCCGGAGGAAATTATTATGGAGGATCCGAAAGGTTTTAACACCTATCAAAGTATTCTCCGCTGTAAAGATGTTTACAAAAAAGACAATGTAATTATTGTTTCTCAGGGATTTCATAATCTCCGGGCTCTGTTATTTGCCAGAAATAACAATATGAATGCACTGGGTTTTGATGCACAGGACGTTACCAAACCTGAAAGTTATTACAGAAATCAGTTCAGAGAAATTCTTGCTAGAACGGTTGCAGTGGTGTATTTTGCTTTAGGAATTTCGCCGGATTAA
- a CDS encoding ferredoxin--NADP reductase gives MEQQIYKGKLTQFHRLKIAKKEELTKNTFSLEFGIPENLKENFRFDAGQFVSIRFQAHGKEIINDYSMTSAPYEHKIALGIKMNSPEGAASQLFQNYQEGDELLVSEPGGRFTLISKPSEFRTIVGFAAGIGITPILSHFKNILHNEPRTRLFLFFGNKSSEDLIYKDELDRLAKMYGDRLQIFYFFSREKTANSFFHGRLDDKKLSLIINQILHLDDTDEESTIWDAVDEVLICGKGEMIKTLANACYHHGIPKKNIHFELFEEFNDDIYPVEKEFPLIENVELEFKMLEKEYSAILPTNEERILQQLLIQKFQVPYSCKSGICGSCECILEEGEVELLENEYLTENEEERGHILACMSIAKSEKIKLNFDLT, from the coding sequence ATGGAACAACAAATCTATAAAGGGAAACTTACACAGTTTCATCGGTTAAAAATAGCGAAAAAGGAAGAACTGACCAAAAATACTTTTTCTCTGGAATTCGGGATTCCGGAGAATCTGAAAGAAAATTTCAGGTTTGATGCCGGTCAGTTTGTCAGTATCAGATTTCAGGCTCACGGTAAAGAAATTATTAATGACTATTCGATGACTTCCGCTCCGTACGAACATAAAATTGCTTTGGGCATAAAAATGAATTCTCCGGAAGGAGCTGCTTCGCAATTGTTTCAAAATTATCAAGAAGGTGATGAATTATTGGTAAGTGAACCGGGTGGAAGATTTACACTTATTTCAAAACCCAGCGAATTCAGAACCATTGTAGGATTTGCGGCAGGAATAGGAATTACCCCAATTTTAAGTCATTTTAAAAATATTCTGCATAACGAACCAAGAACCAGGCTGTTTTTATTTTTTGGAAATAAAAGCTCTGAAGATCTCATTTACAAAGATGAACTGGATCGCCTCGCTAAAATGTACGGAGACCGGCTGCAGATTTTTTATTTTTTCTCCCGAGAGAAAACCGCCAACAGTTTTTTTCATGGGAGACTGGATGATAAAAAATTAAGTCTCATCATCAACCAGATCCTTCATCTGGATGATACGGATGAAGAATCTACCATTTGGGATGCTGTAGATGAAGTGCTGATCTGCGGAAAGGGAGAGATGATTAAAACACTTGCCAACGCATGCTATCATCACGGAATTCCGAAAAAAAATATTCATTTTGAACTTTTTGAAGAATTTAATGACGATATTTATCCTGTAGAAAAAGAATTTCCATTGATAGAAAATGTTGAACTGGAATTTAAAATGCTCGAAAAGGAATATTCTGCCATACTTCCCACTAATGAAGAAAGAATTCTGCAGCAGCTTCTTATACAGAAATTTCAGGTTCCGTATTCCTGTAAATCGGGAATTTGCGGAAGTTGTGAGTGTATTTTAGAAGAAGGAGAAGTGGAATTGCTTGAAAATGAATATTTAACGGAAAATGAAGAGGAGAGAGGACATATCTTAGCTTGTATGTCGATTGCAAAAAGCGAGAAAATAAAGCTTAACTTTGATCTTACTTGA
- a CDS encoding thioredoxin domain-containing protein codes for MKKIILSTLVVFSLASCKKENQKNEENVATTDSTAVLQKEETPTSQFREISQQNLVENLSKKNDTLYVTNFFATWCGPCMMEIPHFKKKIEELKGKPVKFTFVDILDKPAWKDKVPAFAKENNLENHIVLVDESKFDDTFFGNFKTWKGNGIPFTHFRKGDKTEEVEGSMSEEMLSEKINSLLK; via the coding sequence ATGAAGAAGATAATTTTATCCACGCTTGTAGTTTTTTCACTGGCGAGCTGTAAAAAGGAAAACCAGAAAAATGAAGAAAATGTAGCAACAACAGATTCTACAGCAGTTTTACAGAAAGAAGAAACTCCAACATCCCAATTCAGAGAAATTTCTCAACAAAATCTGGTTGAGAATTTATCTAAAAAGAATGACACTTTATATGTTACCAATTTCTTTGCTACCTGGTGCGGACCCTGCATGATGGAAATTCCTCATTTTAAGAAAAAAATAGAGGAACTAAAGGGTAAACCTGTAAAATTTACTTTTGTAGATATTCTTGATAAACCGGCATGGAAAGATAAAGTACCTGCTTTTGCCAAAGAAAATAATCTGGAAAATCATATTGTTTTAGTAGACGAATCTAAATTTGATGATACCTTTTTCGGCAATTTCAAAACGTGGAAAGGAAACGGAATTCCATTTACTCATTTCAGAAAAGGCGATAAAACAGAAGAAGTTGAAGGATCAATGTCTGA